DNA sequence from the Nodosilinea sp. FACHB-141 genome:
TGGCTAACGGCATCAACAAAAACCCACTCAGTAGCGCCAGTCGCCAGCACGGTATCGTCGCTGAGGCGCAAAAACTTGTATTGACGGGTGCTGCGGGCTTTGCGCAGGGTGGTGATCCAGGTGGTGAGGCGCAGGCAATCGCCCGCAAAGGCCGGACGCAGGTAGGTGATTTGGTGCGATCGGGCTACCCAAGTAGCCCCTAGAGCTTGGGTCTCAGCGGTGCAGCCGACGCTGGTGGCGTGGGCAATGGCGATATCCTGCATCCACTGCACGTAGGCGACGTTGTTGACATGATTATTGCCATCGACAACCTCCATTGGCACAACAAACTCGTGGTGGTAGAAGGCTTCCATGGACTAACCGAAGGGGTATAAGGAGTGCAGTGAGGGCAGAGGAAGTGTTGGGGTTGGAAGAACTCAGCCTCCAGTACAGGCTAGGAAGCCTAACAAACTAATTGTTCGAATTTCTAAATACTGCGCGGTCTGATGCCGATCGCGCTCTTTAAGGGGATCTATTCGGCTTGCCGTTTTAGAGACTGCGCGATCGCCCCTTCTTTTCCCCCCGCCATAATGAAGCTAGCTTTATTCCCGGCAATTCTATGGCGAAACTTTGGCCCTACGCCACCCCTGGTATTCCCGATCACCTGTTCGAGCAACTGCCCGGCATTCCTCTCAGCAGTCGGGAGGTGCGGCTGCTGCTGCTGGGCTACCTTCGGCTCAAGCCCAAGGATGTGCTGTGGGATATTGGCGCGGGCACCGGCACCTTGGCGATCGAGGCGGCGCTAATGTGCCCTGTCGGCAAGGTGGTGGCGGTTGAGCGCGACGAGGATGTAGCCGAGTTAATTCGGCGCAATTGCGATCGCTTTGGCCTTACTAACGTGCAAGTCATTCAGGGCAGCGCCCCCGGCTGTTTGAGCGAGCTGCCCCACCACCCCGACTGCATTTTTGTCGAAGGCGGACGCAACCTCAAAGAAATTTTGCTGGCCGCCTGGGACTACCTGCCGTCCCTGGGGCGAGTGGTGGTAACCGCGGGCAACCTCGAAACCCTTTACGTGGTGTCTGAGACCTTTGCCCACCTACGGGTGCGCAACATCGAAGCGGCTCAACCCGCCGTCAACCGGCTAGAGACTAAGGGCAACTACCAGGTATTCACGGCGGTAGACCCGATTTTCATTCTCAGCGGCGAAAAGTATGAGTGATAGCAAGGCCAGTTCGGTTGCCCCACAGTTGAATTCATTAAAGCGATTTCGAGGCTGTCTACTAGGGTTAGCCATCGGTGACGCCGTTGGCACCACGGTCGAATTTCAGCACCGTGGCTCGTTTCCACCCATAACAAACATGGTTGGTGGTGGTCCTTTCAACCTCAAGCCCGGTCAGTGGACTGACGATACCTCTATGGCTCTGTGCCTAGCCACTAGCCTCATCGAGGTCAGTGCCTTTGATGCCGCAGATCAAATGAATCGCTACTGCGATTGGCACGAGAATGGTTATCTCAGCAGCACCGGTGACTGCTTTGATATTGGCAACACTGTCAGGCAAGCGCTGTCTCAATACAAAACCTCCGGCAATCCATTTAGCGGTTCTACCCATCCCAAAACTGCTGGAAATGGTTGCCTAATGAGGCTCGCGCCCGTCCCCATG
Encoded proteins:
- the cbiT gene encoding precorrin-6Y C5,15-methyltransferase subunit CbiT; translated protein: MAKLWPYATPGIPDHLFEQLPGIPLSSREVRLLLLGYLRLKPKDVLWDIGAGTGTLAIEAALMCPVGKVVAVERDEDVAELIRRNCDRFGLTNVQVIQGSAPGCLSELPHHPDCIFVEGGRNLKEILLAAWDYLPSLGRVVVTAGNLETLYVVSETFAHLRVRNIEAAQPAVNRLETKGNYQVFTAVDPIFILSGEKYE
- a CDS encoding thioesterase family protein, with translation MEAFYHHEFVVPMEVVDGNNHVNNVAYVQWMQDIAIAHATSVGCTAETQALGATWVARSHQITYLRPAFAGDCLRLTTWITTLRKARSTRQYKFLRLSDDTVLATGATEWVFVDAVSHRPRTIPTSVSGCFELAPVAEDV